A genomic window from Silene latifolia isolate original U9 population chromosome Y, ASM4854445v1, whole genome shotgun sequence includes:
- the LOC141631135 gene encoding uncharacterized protein LOC141631135, giving the protein MIADQLANVGSPVPETRLVLQPVTHLSAGYSSVATLIQQSDPLPSFYKARSMLTLEESRLAKECPDTALLSSQTPSADTNNKGNNKNGNSNNNYKGKGNRHNNRGNYRGKNHGGGSNFHGGGNNNNNGGYSNSNNNIKHNSRGHQSSGSGVQQPWTWVPLSPRSPQPPPCPYPTAGWSAPTANPSAGILGPRPQQAFIAQSSFTSPTPGAFVPTNIAAAMQSLNLQGPDDGYYMDTGASSHIQSSNGSQYGEADNAQ; this is encoded by the exons ATGATAGCCGATCAATTGGCTAATGTTGGCTCGCCTGTCCCGGAAACTCGCTTGGTTCTGCAACCAGTCACACACCTCTCTGCCGGTTACAGCAGTGTGGCGACGCTCATTCAACAAAGCGACCCGCTACCCTCATTCTACAAGGCGAGGTCCATGCTTACTCTCGAGGAAAGCCGTCTTGCCAAAGAATGTCCTGACACGGCGCTGCTGTCCTCTCAAACTCCCTCTGCCGACACCAATAATAAGGGAAACAATAAGAATGGTAATTCTAATAACAATTACAAGGGCAAAGGTAATCGACACAACAACCGAGGTAATTATCGAGGTAAGAATCATGGTGGTGGTTCTAATTTTCATGGTGgtggcaataataataataatggtggtTATTCTAATTCCAATAATAATATTAAGCACAATTCTCGCGGTCACCAGTCCTCTGGTTCTGGTGTGCAGCAGCCGTGGACCTGGGTTCCTCTCTCACCCAGGTCACCGCAGCCACCTCCGTGTCCGTACCCCACCGCCGGCTGGTCGGCTCCCACTGCTAACCCATCTGCAGGTATACTCGGCCCTAGGCCGCAGCAGGCTTTTATTGCACAGTCGTCATTCACTTCTCCGACGCCGGGTGCTTTCGTCCCAACCAACATAGCTGCTGCTATGCAATCCCTAAATTTACAGGGGCCTGATGATGGATACTACATGGATACCGGGGCTTCGTCACATATTCAATCCTCCAATG GATCTCAATACGGGGAAGCCGATAATGCGCAGTAA
- the LOC141631136 gene encoding vascular-related unknown protein 4-like translates to MEVSLNSTNYMSRLGSCRNNNHSHSEESGWTWYINDFMDAHFEVRDDSFFAPGYEISSIVSDNLIKKKRTKDTHVDHDLEDTACSPSFSPQGKDIDMKQAEEDIDTNSI, encoded by the exons atggAAGTTTCTTTGAACTCCACAAATTACATGAGCAGGCTTGGCTCTTGTAGAAATAATAATCATTCACATTCTGAAGAGAGCGGCTGGACTTGGTACATAAATGACTTCATGGATGCCCATTTCGAGGTTCGAGACGATTCATTCTTTGCTCCTGGTTATGAAATATCTTCCATAGTTTCTGATAATTTGATCAAGAAGAAAAGAACCAAAGACACACATGTTGATCATGACTTGGAAGATACGGCTTGTTCTCCTAGTTTTAGTCCTCAG GGAAAAGACATTGACATGAAGCAAGCTGAGGAAGACATTGACACTAATAGCATATAA